In Macadamia integrifolia cultivar HAES 741 unplaced genomic scaffold, SCU_Mint_v3 scaffold_22A, whole genome shotgun sequence, the sequence AAAGAATGAGAAGAGCCTTCTGAGCCATCATTctttttggggctttttgttGGGCTTTGTGACTTGAGAGATGGGAGAACCATTAGCCCATCAACCCTTTATTTATGCTACTTAGGTCCTTCACTACAGAGAGcaaaaagatgatgatgatgatgatgatgatgatgatgatgatgatgatgatgatgataatcataataataataataataaaagaagataagaatCTTGTGGTTGGAGAGAGAGGGGACTTGGTATATTTGCAAATTGCAAAACAGTCAAGCAGCAAAAACAAAAGACATTGACTCTTGGGTCAATGGATTAACAATCCCTGAAAAGAATCAGGTCACTCTTGAATTTGAATATGGGGGGGGCACTATCCGCTCCTactcatgtgtgtgtgtgtgcgagagagagagagagagagagagagagagagagagagagagagagggactaCTTATATAATGAACTacctaataaaataaaaaactaatatgTGTGATATCCCATATTGGTATGGAGTGGGAATGTGATTTCTTAGATTGTGTTTGGTTTACATCTTAGGTCGAATAATGCATTTCAAGAATTTATATCTACACTGAATAATCCAACCTTAGTCTTCCACCAATGGCATTAAACATCTAGAACTACTGTTTATTTAACGTATATTTGTCATCTCATCTTCACAACTATAACATTTTGAAAGCTTTTTGAATTGTATATATACTGGACCTTTTGAGATTAAGACTTCATTTGTTATGATTTCTTGAAATGCATTATCAACCAATAACACATATCAAACGTAGCATTAATATACCTATTGGTATTTTTCCCCTACTGGTCTAGACTTTTTGGATAGAATCTAATATGATAgtagttagggttttgattttgcAAATTGCAACCGTGCGTTCTTCAATATGTATTCGCTGTTGTGGTCCTCCTGATAGTTTAACATTTCACATTGAGAGATTAGGATCCATACAACTTGTGGCCTTATGGTCCTATACTTCCGTTTCCCCACAAGACCAAGTCTCCAATTCtatattgaaaatgaaaatgaaaatcaaaatcaaaatcgagtCAAAGTCATCACTGACTGGAAACATTTTTTCAAGATTCTTCTCACCCTTACCCTCACAGGACTTGTTATACAGTCACCATATTGGCCTCTCCATGCACAGCCACTCTTGCCTCATCCTGCCTATTCCCACAAAGACCAAGTCTCTAATTTTATTATGAAACTGAAAGTCAAATATAAAGACAAAgtcaatcaaaatcaaagtcACCATTGATGGATGCTTTATAAGACATTGGTTCATTCAATCACCATCGTTGGCCTCTccataggaaatggaccatGACTCATTAGCACCATTCGCTTCCAACTATGCAATTGCCTCCTATATTCATAAGTTAAAGACAACCACTATTGCCTTATCCATCCAAATCTCCACAGTAATTGAAGTCTCCAATTACCTCATGAAAATGAAAGCGAAAGGTGAAACCACTTACGAGTGGATGTATTAATTCCAACGATCGATGCCAACCAGTGGCTGTGTGAAGAATGATATGATCTATATGGGACCCATGTAAATagtatgagagagaaaataataaaaaatcttatGTGAAGTATAATAGCACATTGACTCCATGGGAAAGAAATCAAGTTTCTCTCATGTGTGAAGGAGAAATTCCccttcgttaaaaaaaaaatatatttccttGCCAATGGCCTTAAATGCTGTGGGATGGGtataaaaaaaacaatgaatGGCATTTCGAACCTTCAATTAATAAGGGAGAGTAATGATGACAAATTGATTATAAGAATTTGGTTTAATTACTGTACTAAACAACCTCTCTTTTAGGGAAAGTGGTTGTTCTTGGTTGACGTCCAAGTCGAGGTCGTTAGAAATATCAGATTTGAGGTAAAATTTGATTCATTTTCGGCCCctcccatcctttttttttttttgaagttgatTTTAATGTATGTGATGCgtataaatcctagaactacAATTGGAATTTCTAATTTTACTAtagttttttaaaatctttGTGAATTATTTGGCCAATCCACTTTTTATGGATGAGCTAGAAatcaattcaaatttgaaattagaATCATATCATAATCAACAAGACTCAATTCCATTCCTTTTTAAGGATGCGCGCGGTTGGCTCTTACATTGATAGATTTAATTAAAAGTTAAAGTTTTGAAGTTTAAAAGAAGGCACGTAATAGGGAAAGAAGCAAAAGAGGTATTCAAACAATAGACGATCGACACAAAATATATCAAGATAATGCAAAGCATAAATCATGACCTTGGCTGGGGTTGAATCCTCCAAGGAGAGATATTGtgataaaaattttgatttaatatgCTCAATTCGGCCAAAGACATTGCGATTCCAAAGAGTCATGGACCTCAAAGAGGCCAGTTTAGCCATAATGTTCTCACATCCAAGATTTTCCCAACTATGGGAGCAGAAGACCAGAAGTCAGGAATCAGGATGGAACATCCATGCATGTTGGTAGTGGAACAATTTTTATATGATAGTTGGGCTGTGGGAATGCTGAAAATAATTGGGTTGTGATCAGATCCAATGGAAGCTCTTttggagagagaggaaaggggACACAGAGACAGCCAAGATGCACTCGCATTGGCTCTATCGAGGCATTCTTTAATGAGATTTGGAGACAATTGTTTGTTAGACCAAGTGAATTAATTGACTTTGAAGGAAATGGGGTGGAGATTGTAAGTGGATAGGAGACCTTCCAAGTATGAAGAGGAGGTAGTGGGGGTAAAAGGTCTTCCCCCACTCTTTTGTTCCTGAGAAGTGATTTCATTGAAATCTCCAACAATCAGACAAGGGATCTTCATTCGAGGTCAAGAACGACTCAAGCTCAGTCCAGAACTCCAGCCTATTACTAGGTTGGGGTGGGGGCATACCGGTATATTAGTGTCCAGTGAAAGGGTAGATCTCCTGATGGTTCCATGAGGATAGCAAAAAAGCTGGAGCCAGTGTATATAATGGAAAACTTCACCCACTTTTAGATGATCAACCACAAACCTCCTTTTTTCCCGGTAGAGCCTGAGCTATTGATGAAATAAGACAAGTTATACCCATTGGAGTTTTCAAAGGGTTTGACAGAGCCATGGTCAAGAGTCTTTGTCTCACATAAAGAGATGATTTCAGGTTTAATGACCTTCACGTGGTTGTTTAAGCATCCCCTGGTTAATTTACCATGCAAGCCCCTCATGTTCCTAGTTAACTCATCTTTAAAAGCTAATCATTAAGGAAGAGAGAGTCTACTCATATAATGGAATACCTAgtattgtataaaaaaaaaactaatatgtGTGATATCCCATATTGGTATGGAGCTGAAATTTGATTTCttgggttgtgtttggtatataTCCTAGGTTGAGTAATGCATTTTAAGAAATTATATCAAATGCAATCTTAGTCTTTCACCGATCATCTTAAACATCTAGACCCGTTATTTATTTAACCTATATTTGTCATTTCATCTTCACAACCACAGTATTTTGAAAGCATTTAGAATTGTATATTGGACCTTTTGAGATTAAGAGTTCATTTGTTATGATTTCTTGAAATGCATTATCGACCaataatgcataccaaacgTAGCATTAATATAcctattggtatttttttttcctattggtCTAGACTTTTTGGATCGAATCTAACATGATAGTAGTTAGTGTTTTGATCTTGCAACTGTGCATCCTTCAAAATGTATTCGTTGTTGTGGTCCACCTGATTGTTTAACATTTCAACACAGTAACAATAACTTATTCTTAGGGGTAATTAAAGAGATTAAGGCTCTGTttagtagccaagagaagagaagaaaaaagtacaaaagtaGTATTATTTTCTTCGTTTAAGAAATTCCCATTATGTTTGATATGTcctgaaccaagagaagaaatttttattttattttattttatttatatatatatatatatatatataattttaaaattcaccttaggaatggtgaagttttcttgtgcttccgaagaaaaaaaaaaacattacctaaaacacaagaaaatagaaaaaaaaaaatcttttctttttttctattggtAGCCAAACggacatatatatttttttattttctttccatttcattttatttctattcttttctttcttctattatcTACCAAACCAGCTTAAGAGAAGAGCGTACAATATAAGACTGCTGATTAAGTATATAATCTGATGGAATAAATGTAGAGCTGTAACAAAAGCAAGATTTAAGGAGATAAGGATCAAATTTTCGTTTGAATAGATGAGGATCCACACAACTTGTGGCCTTAAGGGTCTCATACTTCCCATTCCCCACAAGACCAAGTCTCCAACTATATACTGAAAATGAAAATCGAGTCAAAGTCGTCACTGAGTGGAagcactatatatatatatatatatatatatattttttttttccaacatcCTTCTTACTCTTACCCTTATAGGACTTGTCATCACCATATTGGTCACTCCATGCCAATGGCCACTCTTGCCTCATTCTGTCTGAGTCAGCTTACTTGCACACTGCCATGATCTTCACTTAAATATGAGTAGGTacggaataaataaaaaaactcacACAATGCGAAAAATAGGATTCGGTCCCACGACCTCTTCCCCTGTGTGCCAGCTCCACAAGCCGAAACTaacaccactaggctatcctagtgttcgtatTCCCACAAAGACTAAGtctttaattttaaatgaaattgaaaatcaaaGTCAAAGTCAAAGTCTCCCATTGCTTGGATGCATTATAAGATATATGCAATCACATCGTTGGACTCTCCATGGAAAATGGACCACGACGATAGCATATTAGCACCATTCCCTTCAATTCCAAATATGCAATTCAACGGGTGCATGGCGGGGTCCCATGCGACACCAGTGGCCGTGTGAAGAATGGTAAGATCTATATGGGAACCTAATTAGGAgagaaaaatgataataaaatctTATATGAGAGGACAATAATACATgggatatatatatttataagatAAATCTAGCTTGTGTCATGGTAAAATATCATAAAGCACCAACAATGCTTTGATAAAGGGTAACATCTGATAACAAAGATTGTTATGCGATCTATGAGATAATTAGAACTAACTTCATGGCTGACTTTGTTGCTTTTTTCCATGGAATACACCGAACATCTTTGAAGGAAATCAGGAATTTGTAGATAGAATGTGATTCTCAGGCTATTGTttcttgcataaaaaaacagaataTTCCATGATGCTTTTTACAAAGATGGTGGTACTACAAATGTTATTTGGACAACATAACTTGGACTATATCTCATTGCTATCAGGAAATAAATACTATAGCAGACAAGCTAGCCAAGCATGTTGCTACTACTCGTACTTCAAAGATTTGGAATGCTTCTCCTTCTTTTATAACTTATGAGCTTAATTGGGACCTTGAACATAATTCTAAATTTCGGTTTATATAATTTACTTTGTCTTTCTTGCTTTGAGTCtcttttctgctgatggccatacTGAAGGTGGAATAGAGGCTTGAAGGGCATTTGTAACTTCACATCTGATGATTATTAATATACTTTTACtgaccttttaaaaaaaaaaaattggaaaacaattcaaatttgaaattaggATCATATGGTAACCAACAAGACTCAATTCCATTCCTTTTTAAGGTTGCGGTTGGCTCCTACTTTGATGGATTTAATTAAAAGTTGAAGTTTTGTAGTATAAAATAAGGTACGTAATAGGGAAAGAAGCAAAAAAGGTATTCAAACCATAACAGATGGACACAAAATATATTAAGATAATGCAAATTAAGCATAAATTATAATAttatctttgcttttttttttttttttttatcatgatcAACATACATATTTCAGTTTATCTGAACATAAACTTATTGGATCACAACACATGAAGTAAGAACTGATATCTATCGTTGTGAAAGTACACTGAAAATTATTATAAGTCTTCATATCGAGCTACTCACGAAACCCAACAAGAACCTCGTCGGCCCTTAGCTTTCTCTTAATTAACCACATGATACCATATTTACTAAAATAGCATTAGCTGAAGCtactatatatattttcatCCTTCAAGGAGATGGTACTGATCTAAAGAGGCGGCGGAGGTGGAACTTTAGGTGTCCGGCCGCCGCTGCGGCACCTGTTATAAATGGAGCACCGGCTTTGTGGTACTGAAGGCCTCCGAGGCAGGCAATTCCCATAATGTTTTTCGTCGCAGAACTTTGTGGGAGTGAGACCTACGTAACTCTCTGACGTGCTTCGCTTCTCTTGATCTGCAAGAACCATATATAACAGATACTATATTACCattataaatagaaaagaaaCTAATTTAACCTATAGATTCAATCAATATTATTGCTATAATCAATCAGTACTCACTGCTTTCAGAAGTTTCAGCAAGTGCACGAGCAGCCACCAAGGACTTGGGTGGGATGATAACAGTGGAGAACATTAGTGTGCAAAGAATGAGAAGAGCCTTCTGAAACTGAGCCATCTTTTTTCTTGTTAGGGTTTGTGACTCAGACATGATGCCAGAACCATTCGCCCACGAACCCTCTATTTATAGTACCTAGGTCCTTCACTAGAGATAATTGGAAGATAAGGATATTGCggttggggagagagagagagagagagagagagacagagagagaatatTTACAAGTCGGTCAAGTGCAAAAAATAAAAGCCATGGACTCTAGGCCAATGAATTACAATAGCTACAAGAGTCAGGTCACTCTTGAATATGGGTGTGGTCATTCTTGCGAAAGGGTCTTCTCTTCtcagtttttcttctctttgttggTTTCGACCATAAGATAGGATTCCACTCCATAGAGTTTAGGGATCAGAAAGTCATCAGGATCACTCCCTGGTCCGTGGACTCttggagaggagccaaatcttCGACCACATCTTTTTGTTGTAAACCTGTTATGCTTTTAAGCaggaatttttcttcttttttctctattttgtttCTAAACAAAAGGTCGAGAACACCTCCACCATGCGATTTGAAGTTGAAAGGCCTCCCATTgcgccccccccccaaaaaaaaaaacacaataaatagaATTAGAGGCAGTATTATTTTATGTACCACCTTGTTTTAGGGTATGGGACACAGATTGGCTGCTCCGATCGATCAAGATTGGTATCAACATAGGTCAATCCCATATTGGTGGAATGGTACAGAGTCTACAAACTATCACaccaaaaaaaagtacaaatcagggtaaaaaactataaaaacaaAATGTCTACCACAATAAATATTCATAATCAAAGGTGATAATATTTTTTGATGCTAAATATTAAaatcttttgttattttttattaaaataaacttTTAATTATCAATGGTACCAAAATACCGCCGTTAAATATTCACAATCATTAACGGTAATATTTGACAACCGCTAAGactgcgtttggtaatgtttcagaaaaaacatttatggagttttttcattctatgggaatgaaaaaaatggaataaagcacttggtgcatttatggtgtgtttcggtatttttttctttttttccttaacaaaaagtgaaaaaaaaaagatgctagaAATGAGATTTGATGGaatgacaaaaggtagttccgtcATTCCAgttgttttccaaaaaaaaaagggtattttgacacagaatttgaaatttccgtttctgacacgaaatatcgtttctgaaacagaaataTTACCAAACGCAGCGTAAATGTTAAGCTCCACTGcattttgttttattaaaataatattttaattctttaccaaaaaaaaaaaaaaaaaaagctttaatTGTATACGTTAATTATGCGATGGCAATTTGTAACTGCCATAATATACAACATTTAGTGGCATTATTTTTATTATCGCCACTAAATGTTCACCTTTACTACACTCCCTTtatcaaaataatatattatgatgcattTTTTGAAACGTTTCAGCCATGCATGATTACTATAACTTGACACGTATTAGTTGTATCGGGCCCTATCGGAGCTAAATCTGATACACTGAGTCAGCACACCATTTTGGTATCGGCTTAAGTATGCCCCTATATTAGTAagtaaaatagaaagaaaaaaaatcataaatataaaatgaatgttttttatttaaaaaaaaaaaatttcctttgtgAAATATTGCGCacaaaaatacaaacaacaTTATTAAGTTTGTAAAAATCGGGATCATATCGGATTTTTCAAATCTGATCCCAATTTTTAAatccaatatttttattttatttttcttgggatGCAAAAATCCAATAGCCAACTGCTTATATACTCACTTCTTACATGAACCGGATTTGGCTCGTCTACAGCTCGGAGGTGAGCTGCCATTCTGGTGGCTCGGTCTAGATGGGTGACACCTGCTCTTTTTTTAATCCGAGGGAGGAAAACGTGGAAATTGTATTGGCAAGGCTGAAGCGCAGTAACTGTACATTGGTGACACctgttcttttaattttttttttccttccttatcTTAGTAACTGTTTCATTGGGTACCTCTGGAGGCATTGAAGCGCAGTAACTGTATGTTGGTGTGATCGTTtataggtaattttttttatacttcaaTTCTGAACTCTGACATTAAGACATTGCAGTCGATGCCCCCCCTACATGTGTCTCTAGTGAGTATCTTCATGCGAACATATCAGATGGGCTTAAGAAGAAATCACCTCGTAAAGGGGGAAGGCACCATAAGAGTTGGGTAGAACAAGGAAATTGTTGATGCTTCCCAATCTTCTCATCTAATTCAACCAAGTGTACCCTTCCATTTAGGGGACTAAAACCCTTCTGGTGGATCACAAGATATGGATAACAACATTTTCTTAACTTCACTATTAACGGTAAGAAATTTTTAAacttgtttttatttcatttagttGTATGTATTAACTATTTTTGCTGCCTTGTGCAGGGATCTTTTCATTATTCTCAGGCTTCCTTGTTTACTTCCCAATCCTAAGACAAAATATGATCTCAAGTTAAGCCATGTTGGTTAAACTCTGTATCACTTAATGAGTTGAACTCTACTTTTCCGGATACTATTAGTTACATTTAACAACTTTTAAGTCATTTATTTTACCTGGTAAATTGGCCAATTACTGTTTCAAGGTTGTCTCTTTAAATTTGCTACTATTTCAGtaactttttacttttttttttttcctaatatatATTAGATTAAACTAACATGCATGGTTTATGTA encodes:
- the LOC122071472 gene encoding uncharacterized protein LOC122071472; the protein is MSESQTLTRKKMAQFQKALLILCTLMFSTVIIPPKSLVAARALAETSESNQEKRSTSESYVGLTPTKFCDEKHYGNCLPRRPSVPQSRCSIYNRCRSGGRTPKVPPPPPL